TTCGCACTGATCGCCGAATGCTTTATCGCTAGAACAGTTAGGGCAGGTGCCTTGAATATATCTATCTGCCAGAAAGTTTTTGGTTTCTTCATCATAATATTGCTCGGAAACACGCTCTTCAAAGAGTCCTTTTTTATAAAAATCTAGAAAAAATTCTTGGGCAGTTTCGAAATGCAATTTCTCTGTTGTTCTATGGTAAATATCAAATGATATACCTAATTTATCGAAACATTTTTGAGATAAGGCATGATATTTATCTACCAAATCTCTTGGACTTACCTTTTCCTTTAAAGCCTGCATAGTAATAGCAGTGCCCAGCTCATCACTCCCACAGATAAATACAACATCTCTTTTCTGTAATCTAAGATAGCGAACATAAATATCAGCAGGCAAATAGGCTCCGGCAAGGTGACCGATATGCTTTGGTCCATTGACATAGGGCAAAGCTGCCGTGACAGTATATCTTTTTATTTCTTTCATTATTTGACAAAAATAGAATATATAAAAAAAATAGCTCCGAACAATTCGGAGCTATTTAATATTCGTATTAAACGTAATTAATTACTTCTTACCAGCTTTCAAACCAGGGTGTGGAGAAGGAGGGTTACTAGCACCTGTTTCACCTTCTTGAGCGTTTCTAAACATAACAGCTCTGTCAGCATCTTGATCACCTGTACCTTCTAGATTATATCTCACAATAAATCTATCTCTTGATACACCGAATCGCTCCTCTAGATAACCAGCTACTTCCATAGCTCTATTATAAGATAACTGCTCGTTATACTTACCATTCTTATTATTTCTGTCATTGATACCATTGACGACTAATTTCATATCTGGGCATTTCTGCATTCTTTCTCCAATTGATTGAAGCGCTACTGCACTATTCGAATTTAGACCGTATCTATCTTTTTCAAATGTAATAGAAGGTAATGTAACCTCAGCACAATCACCTGCAGGCTTAACCGCTGGCTTTACTGGCTGAACAGCTTTTTTCTCTAGTTCTGCACAACAAGCCGGAGGTGGCACCTTAGCTACACCTTGATTATCTACTGGATAACCAGCTGGTGAGAATGGCTCTTTATCATCACAATCTACTAAACCATCTTTATCACTATCTAGCATGACTCCTTTGGTATCTACAGGACAACCTTCTCTAGAAGCCGGCTCTTGATCTAAAATGTTAGGAACTCCATCACCATCATCATCAGCAAATGCAGCATTGATTTCTTTTCTAGGATTCATCTCTGCTAACTTTTTCTGAAGTTCTTCGTTTGGATTTCTCCAATACAATGGAGCCTGAGTTCCTTTTCCTAAGTTATAGTTTACCTTTAAGGTTGTCTGATGAACCATATCGTTCATTTGACTGTAAGATGGTTGACTAAAACTCTGTGTATTATTAAAATTAGCAAAACGCTCTCCATCTAAATAGTCATCAAATACGTAGAATACTCTATGCTCCAAAGAAGCACTAAATCTATTAGTAATTTTTCTATTAATACTGCCTCCAAATGCTGCTGCTGGAACAATTACATAACCCCCTATGGTAGCTTTTCCACCATTATTGGCGGCTGAAGACTCATATACACCATCGAACAGGTTATCGTATTGCTCTCCTACTCTATTTTTAGCTCTTTGATCGCTGTTATTTGCGTTAGCGTTTGGATTATTAGGATCAAATGTTGGCAAATTGGAATTGTAAATATTCAACAATGCATTGCTAGCATTTCGATTAAAATCTATTCTCGTTCTATATAAAAATATAGCAGGTCCTGCAAAAAGATCAACTGTCCATTTTGGATTCATTTTTTTCATTCCTCCATTTCCTACAGTGAGAACCTGATCCCAAGATAAGGAATGAGAATACATCCTAGAGGAAACAAACCACATATTATCATTTGGATTGTTAGTCCACCCGTTAGCCACAGCTGTGTAATGTGGTCTAAAATCAGCCATAGTAGCTGTACCATAATTATACTGCCATCTCCAAGAAAAACTGTTTGATAACGCCTTTCTTGCATGGATACCAAAGGTAGAATTGTTGAAATCTAACTTAACTCTTGAGCTTACATCACCCCAAACGTAATTCAAACCACCAGAAATTCCTAT
The nucleotide sequence above comes from Chitinophagales bacterium. Encoded proteins:
- a CDS encoding OmpA family protein; protein product: MNKNVLLLVLVFVGFSLSAQEKKTETTAPVEAAPAPAPKKKISSNNSNANPWEIGISGGLNYVWGDVSSRVKLDFNNSTFGIHARKALSNSFSWRWQYNYGTATMADFRPHYTAVANGWTNNPNDNMWFVSSRMYSHSLSWDQVLTVGNGGMKKMNPKWTVDLFAGPAIFLYRTRIDFNRNASNALLNIYNSNLPTFDPNNPNANANNSDQRAKNRVGEQYDNLFDGVYESSAANNGGKATIGGYVIVPAAAFGGSINRKITNRFSASLEHRVFYVFDDYLDGERFANFNNTQSFSQPSYSQMNDMVHQTTLKVNYNLGKGTQAPLYWRNPNEELQKKLAEMNPRKEINAAFADDDGDGVPNILDQEPASREGCPVDTKGVMLDSDKDGLVDCDDKEPFSPAGYPVDNQGVAKVPPPACCAELEKKAVQPVKPAVKPAGDCAEVTLPSITFEKDRYGLNSNSAVALQSIGERMQKCPDMKLVVNGINDRNNKNGKYNEQLSYNRAMEVAGYLEERFGVSRDRFIVRYNLEGTGDQDADRAVMFRNAQEGETGASNPPSPHPGLKAGKK